In the genome of Perca flavescens isolate YP-PL-M2 chromosome 21, PFLA_1.0, whole genome shotgun sequence, the window aaagccccgaatctttttggtttttaaaagacccctctcagtctctctgacttgACCAACAAATCAAAGGAGCAAAAGTTCTATTACTAGGGCAATATCGGCATCTATAGGTTCAGAGTCAGGATCAGATTTATTACCAAGCAAGTTTACAATGCAAGGAATTTTCCTTGGTGTATTAGGTGTATACAGTAAACAATAAACATATGAAAAAGggaataaacaataaacatatGAAAAAGGGAATAAACATATGAAAAAGGGAATAAACAATAATGCAAAGTGCTACAGTCaagaacataaatactgtatagatACATTACAATAAAAAGTAGGCTAAATACACTAACAAATATGTGCAATATAACTGTAGGCTGTACAGTTTGTGCATGATGGGCAAAAATATTGATCAGGGAATGTGCAAATGTTCACAGTATATTATGTGCAATGGCCAGGAATAACAGTCCAGGATGTGTGTTAATGTAAGTAGAGTGACTGTGGGTGGGATAAGAGACCCTAAGACATTGTCGCAGGGGGCTGTTCTGTGCTGCCTTTACTACTATTACCACTATGCTATTTCCTGAATACATCTAATATAATTAAATGTTCTTCTGTTGGCCTAATGTTCAATTCAGAGTATTGAAGCCACATTTACATGGCATTGTTGGGGATCCATTATATGCAATTACATAATCTTAGATTGTTATGGGATGGAATTACATGTTGATTTGTCAGCTAAATATTTTTTCTGTGAACAGCAACATTACCCTATATGTTCATAATGTCTGGCTCCACCCCTGACATCTCCACTTTCATTCAAAGAAACCCAAGCCCTGGAAATCTAAAGTTTTCCTTTCACTGATTTCTCTTCATATTGTCTGTTGCACAGCAGAGTACATGCACACAGAAAAGCTGCCCTACTGGCTATTCTTGATTCCTGTGGTGACTGGCAGTGTTGCTCAACCTACTGAGTGTTTACAGGGAATAGGTGTTAACAGGGGGTAAAATGGCAAAAGAAGCAGACTGTGGTATGTTCTGAGAGGAGAAGTCATTTTTATGAAGAGAACCACGAGGTAAAATATGCTTTTCTCTTTGGTGTTTCTTTTATCACTATCCACCGTAGTGCCCTCTGTTTCTCTTCAGCTTGAATGTTTTGTCGCTTCCACACCCTTTCTACTCTTGTTTTCTATCACAAGCGTAGCTCTCCTGCTGTTCTTAGCGCAGAGGGACAGTAGGCTGgacatgtgtgtttttattggcCTTccgggaagaagaaaaaaaggcagtTTCCTGTGTGGGGTTGAGGGTGGGTTGTGATTTCAGAGCAGCCTGAAAGCAGAGGCTCCTCATAGCATATCAGAGGATATGTGAATGAAGACAGGGTGACTATTCAACATATCAGCTTCACACTATACTTGTATACTTAATACAACACACCACAActaagagaggaagaggaggcccgACTCATGAGTGACTATTTGAAACTTGTCTGGTTATCATTTCTACCCAGGGATGGATAAGGATGGCTATAATGGTGGGAAGCCAAAGACTTTTGTTTCTACTTTCCGGTTGGCCCTCAAGCCTCAAGCCAGAACTTTCTGTGTGGAGAAGCAGAAAGGTTTAGAGGATGGACTGGATACCAGTAACAGGACGTTAGTGGGAAACAACAAACTGGGAGTCTCATCTGCAACAGGTAAAGACTAGAAGAACAGGAcaactttttaatgtgtgagtTGTTTAATGTTAATGAACTGGACTCATATTGCAACATAGTAACGCCCTATCATGAGCCTCAGCCCGCTGCAGCCCCTACAGGCACttcatgttttaatttgaaCTTCTTTAACTTGAATCCTTCGCATGAGGGCATTGCAAAGGCCTATCAGGGAAACAAGTACTGGGATCTGTTAGATTGCATATTATATGGTTAACTCACCTGGGGCTAGTTGGCTACTTCTCAAAATAATAGTTTGGgggcatctctctctctctctctctctctctctctctctctctctatatatatatatatatatatatatatatatatatatatatatatatatatatatatatatatatatatatatcagagatgggagtaagtcacacatgggcaagtcgcaagcaagtctcaagtcttaaccttcaagtctcaagcaagtccaagtcattttttgtgacaatcaagcaagtcaagtcaagtcatagctttggtcaagcaagtcacaagtcaagtcatacaaaagtttccatttttaaacaagctaaagacagtgattatgaactgctggagttttatttgcattttttactcAAAAGACATTGCGTCCACATACACTGAAGAGTTTAAattaacacagataaaaaaatcacagcctaaaactgatattaggccaacaataaatcaacattgttcaaagtcaaataatattcttcaaacatgcctcacttttatgagaaagaaacacatcctttaacctttccttctcttaaagaaaaaaacatattatttaGGAGTAGCTGAATCCCACCACCTTTGCTTATCACATGGAATGGAaagtatatgttgatatttgacagtgtatttgtgagtgaatgtgtgcgtgtttgagagagagtgaaaagttattaatattggtgagtgaatgtgcgtgtgtgagagtgcagagtgtgttgtatgtgtgcctagctttattcacatacttacgtctgcatgtgtgtgtttgagagagagagagagagagagagagagagagagagagagagagagagagagagattgcagtttgtgttgtgtgtgtatgtgtgcctagttTTATCCGCTCAACAAAGAGGGGAGGGTGTGCTTATTCCTGGCCCAAAACTGAAGGGAGTTCTGTCCATCACAAATGTCCAAATAGTGGTTCAGCTGAATATGGGGAGAGGAACCCGAATCTCTCCCGATTTGAAGTGTCTGATGAAATTCGACGTCGGAAATAACTGCAGACCTTGCAAACTGCCATATGTTTTCTCTTTGCCTGGTCAGATGTGTAATccttatagccaaactttattattttctgtgcagagggataggcgccgatttatgttttcctccgtgggtgttcacacgcgcacaccctttacaaaaaaagtgtttgcatttcagaaccttaggaaacggacagcggccgacacgaacacacacgccataataaagccaggacagcgccacttctcacaaatacagacaggattggagatgaaaagtttaactggcacgtaaccgcgatcagcttcgtgggaaattaagaatcaatgccaccgacatagccaatcacactatgacagacgctccacaacTGCAGTGTTTAATTTTAGATTCACGTAAAAATGACctggcagtctggcactcgTGGGCggtcagtattttccgtgggtgctccggagctcgagcacccacggtataAGCGCCCATGAGAGGGATCCATGACGTTAAGTTAGCCTACTAGCCgtagccagtgttgtttactgACGGTCTGCGACCTCCTCAATATCAGAagggaaaaatatatttattaaacagaaaatcaagtcatttcaagtcatttgactcaagtctaagtcaagtctcaagtcataaATATCAAGTCAAAGTTAAGTCAAGTCTTTTATGAATGTTAATCAAGCAAGTCGTAAAATTTGCGACTTGAGTCTAACTCGagtcaagtcatgtgactcgagtcccccatgtctgatatatgtatatgtgtatgtatgtgtatatatatatatatatatatatatatatatatatatatatatatatatatatatatatatatatatatatatatacatacatatacatatatatatatatgtatatacccTGAACACCAAAATACACGTGTGCAAACACACATGTGGTGGTAAAATCTTGTTAACGCCATGTCAAATTCCCCAGGCTTGCACTCACAACTGTACTCCAGTAGCTACAGCAACAGGTAACTGATTAAACTGAAACTTAATACTGCTCTGCCTGGAGGTAAAACAGGTAATTACCACACACCCACAACGGTCTACAGTTTTAATAGTTTCATTTTTGACTACATTTGCATCTACCACACAATGCATTTGAAGTTCAtctatagatatagatatatctatCAGTTAGATCAGGCCTGGAGTGGAAAAGCCCCCCAACTCTTCACTGAAACATTCACTGATGACATATCCTGATTGGACAGTggtagaggaaacactgatatATTAATTTTGCAATATCTGAAAATGAAGAAACCCCATTGTCCTGAACTTCACCCCTCTGCTTAGATTCCAGGCTGACAACCCTGCAGGCGCTTGAAACGCCTCACTTCAAGCAACCACTCAGGGACTGTGCAGTTTTTGAAGGAAGTAATGCTACCTTTCAAGGTGTTATCACAGGAAGTCAACCTCTGAGCATTTCCTGGTTACACAATGGTAAATGGCTGATTATCATACCTTTAAAAATACACACCTACTCTCCATTATGAGAAAGGTTCAAACCACAATATCCTGTATttagaaggattttttttttataatcatcCTCAACAGTAAAAACATGTTTGCCTATTGTCATTTTGTCATATAGGGGAGAGGGTGCACTCAAGTACATCCTTCGAAAATGGTGTTGCCAGTCTGACTGTGACTCAGTGTTCACCTGGAGATGCCGGGACGTATACCTGCATAGCTGAGAACGCTGCTGGGAAACAGTCAAGCAGTGCTGTGTTACATATCACAGGTAAAGAAGGGGTAAAGTGTCAAGTTAAAAATCACTCACACATCCCAAACCGTATAATCTTTCCTTAAATAATTCATATTAACTTGATGTGTATACAGTAAAcctgttttcactctgtttgcAATGGTACAGCAACAAAGGAAATCCCCAGAGCAACCAACCATGAGCTGCACAGTGAGGTCACATTCAAGGTTGCGTCATCCAAAAACACTCAATTGTCCTTAGCTTCTAAAGAGAGAAGCCAACACAGAGAAGAAGACAAAGGTAGACACAGACCTTTGTTAAGCATcctacaaaaaaacatttgtattgtttaCAAGCCCAAACAACCCTACCTTCCTTCTGCTTTTCTTCTTACTAAGAATacttgaaataataaaaatgaataataaatatgCTGGTAATAGAGGGCAGGGAAGCAGCAACAAACATGCAGTGCCACTGCAACCAAACATTATCACTCACATGTGATTGGTTAGATACTTCTTAAACCTGCCTATAGTAGCACACACCTGTAAGTCAACCCACTTCTTCAGTCTCCACAGCTATCAGAGATATCCACCTGCAAACAAAAGTCTCCACAAGCAAAGGTGAGTGGAGGGCACCACAACATGTAAGCTTAATTTTGTATTGCACTTTGGTCAGGTTTTATCAATTAAGCAAACTCTTATTCACCTCAGGCCCTCCTGTGAAGTTTGTAGACCCACCAGACAAGGTGGAGGTTCGCGTAGGAGAGCAGGCCCGGCTACACTGTGAGTTCAGGAGCAGCTGTGTCCCTGTGGCCTGCTGCTGGATTTACAAAAAAGGCAAGGTAATAATAACTGTGTCCCAGTGGTTGTAAGTATTGTTCGATCCATTACTTTATATTCTCACTTTGAAATTCAGTGCTAGTAAAGGCTTATGTACTTCCACCTTGCCTGGTCTTCAGGTGGTGGTAGAAGGGCCAAGGATGTCTGTCCGGAGCAGTGACACACAAAGCGCCGTGGAGATCTCTCAGGCCCGTCAGGATGACACAGGCTCGTACACCATCATAGTGCAAAACAGAAAAGGCTCTGCCCAGCATACCATCTCCCTCAGTGTCATAGGTGAGACTCACTTTTGTCTACGGTTCAGTATTTAGATATTATGGAGTTCTCCAGTGGCTTGAGATGATGCAACACTGATATTTGTTGTCTCTTAAATGCATATGAAATTAAGAAAATGCTTCAAAAAGCACCAAATGATGTTACCTATCAGTGGCTCAAAATTGCTTCATGTCTTGGTATATGaatagagatattttgttgaatttCTACTCAGACCGCCCTGACCCACCGGCATCCCAACCTGTTGTTTCCAAGCTGTCAACTCAGTCTCTGGTCCTGTCCTGGACGGGCCCCAGCTACGACGGAGGTACAGCAGTGCTGGGCTACAACGTGGAGGTCAGACAAGAGGGCCAGGACAAGCCTGAGAGCTGGACTGAAGTAACAAGTTGTTGCAAAAGCACAACCCACCACATCCATTCAGGCCTCGAGCCTCTGGGGCAGTACCGCTTCCGTGTCAGAGCCTACAACTCAGCAGGGGTCAGTGAACCAAGCCAGGAGTCTGAGTGTGTCAAGATGGCGACAAGTGCAAGTATGTTAgatttgtaaaaatgttttagaaGAGGATTTGAAATCAGGAGGGATTTATCACctttgtattgttttgtgtcagatgaaaaaaagaaggaCGAGTCTGAGTCGTACATAACGGTGACCATTGACACCAAACACAAGGTCAAGGACCACTACAATGTGCATGAGAGGCTGGGAGTGTAAgcatgtatttaaaataaactttaaacttACCAGATGTATTCTCATGTACATTACCAATAAGTAAATTGAAAACAGCAAAGTCAAGTTGTATTGCCTGTTATTTGTTTTGCCAGTGGGAAGTTTGGCCAGGTGTTCCTGATGTCCCACAAAGACACGGGTCAGAAAGTTGCGGGGAAGTTCTACCGAGCCCGGACCTTAAAGGAGAGGACGGCAGCTCGCACAGAGATCAAACTAATGAACCGTCTTCACCACCCAAAACTGGTCCAATGTCTGGCTGCATATGAAACACGCTCCGAGATGGTCATGGTCATGGAGTAGTAAGTAATTGTGGAGTGGAAAGTTTCTACTGCTGACCAGGACAAAGCCAGAAGTGATTTATCTATCCTCAACTAATGACAAAGCAGGAAGTGTAGGGAAGCCATGGTTTCACACCATTACTGATGATGTGAAACAAGGTGAGTAACACTAGTGGTATTAGATGGATACTAggtgcttttttttaacagtgatacaaggttgttgttgttgttgttttttaatctcAACTGAAACCATTGAAACCATAAAATTACAGCAAACAACATGGGAAGACATGTAATCAACATATTAAAGTATGATTTGATGAATACCGTACGTATGTGTCTTTTGTGTATTCTTAagtattatttgtattatttgtaGATTGTAATTTAGATGATGTAGACTACATGATTACATTTGGATAGTCTAGATAATTTTCAACTAACAAATCTCAAACAACGTCTATAAATATGGCTTATCACTGCTAGGACCGGGGCTGCAGTAGTTTTTGAAGCATGGACCTGAATGGTGTTACTTGTCTGCCCAGTATTGAAGGTGGGGAACTCTTTGAACGCATCGTGGATGACAACTATGAGCACACGGAGCTCACCAGTGCCCACTACATGCAGCAGATCCTGGAGGGCATGCAGTATGTTCACAAGCAGAATATCATCCACCTGGACCTCAAACCAGAGAACATCATCTGTATGGATACAACTGGTACACGGATCAAGATCATCGACTTTGGCTTGGCTCGTGAACTCGGTGAGTTAGCTGGATTTGTAGAAACATCATAGTGATTCCACTGGGATGTCATGTCCTAATATGGTGAATATGAAGCAAAATTCATAAGGACCTTTTTTGAGAGGGTCATTCTCTTGAGTGcagcatattttatttttgcttttattttatttatttctaatttTTGCACTTGCTCGCTAGGCGTGGTAAATAAATTACCcagtgtgtgtataagtgtattGTTATGAATGACATATCCTGTGTATATTCCTGTAAAAGTTACAATCCAGGGAAATCCAACTGTCTTTATAAGGCGACAGTCAATGCTGTGCAGACTTGTTCACCCAGCAGGGAGAATTAAATGCTTACTACATTAAAAAGAATTGTTCATCAAGttttacaaatatattttagtaTTTTGCCAACCTCTCAATATGACCAGATTTGATCCTGACAACAAAGTGAGGTTGACACAGGATCACTTACTTTAATACCCAACATCAAGGAGTGTCGTTTCTAATTCCATACATGCCTACTACACCATAGCAGGTCCTTAAATAGATAAATGCAGCAAAGCCTGTGAAGCCAATTCAGGGAATACATTTGGTGATGCTCCATAAGCTGCATCTCCAGAATAGGTGGTCTATTTAGAGCTGGCTTTAGCCATCTGTAAATAGGCTCATACAAACGGCAAATGCAAAACATTCAGTCTGACATTTTGAATTTGTTACGCTTATCCTGTTCTTCAGAGGAGGGTAAACCTCTGATGGTGATGCATGGTACGCCAGAGTTTGTGGCCCCTGAGGTGATCAACTATGAGTCTGTGGGCCTGGAGACAGACATGTGGAGCATCGGAGTCATCTGCTTTGTCTTGTAAGTCGAACGAAGGCTGTAGTGATTTAAACTGTAGATACACAGTAACATACCCTGAAAGTAAAAATGCAACTGGGGATACTTTGTGGaagtgaaaacaaatgcaatttCAGATTCTTAATAAAGTGTGGCACAGAGAAAGAAACTTAAAGTGAGATAAATGCCTTGTGTTTATTCTTTAGTTTTCCTATTCACATATCAACTATGGTAAAGTCATTTCAATACATTACCGTCTTAGATTATGTCAATGATTAAATGGCAAATTTAAGGATGTAAAATCTAAAATCTACCCAAATGATTCCATAAATTCAGATTTGGTGCCATCTGCTGGTGATGTTGTAttactacagacagacagacagataacaTAACGTTCGTAGTGCATTAAAGTGTGCAAACGTTTTGTGAATAATAAACTCAAATCAATGAATTTACCGTGAGATTGTGTATGTTTCATTCattgttaaattgttttgtGTCCCAGGCTCAGTGGAGAATCACCCTTCCAGGGGAACAACAATGCTGAGACTTTGGCTCTTGTGACTGCTGCCAGCTTTGAGTTTGACCAGGAGAGTTTTGAGGACATCTCTGATCAAGCTAAAGACTTTATCAGCTccctgctgaaaaaaaaaacgcaggTTGGTCtgttccccccctccctccctactCTTCTCTTGGTTATGGCCCATGGCAAATTCtcaagtgaaaaaaatgtaacgtcattacatttatttttttttcatttgtcctgcaccTGTCAGAAGGTGAGATGTgcacacaattacttttataaatGCCATGGCAAATTCTCACCATGATCACCTAGAGCATACAACAGGTGTGCTCACAAACATTGTGAAACAATAACAAAGTTTCAAGCTCGGCACCTTGGACATTTCCAACCGTTTGCAGAAAATTTTGCTAGGTACCAAACCATTTAGCAAGCTCTGAATATGAGTCGGGGAGAGCCAGGATTTAATTTATGCAGCAGATAATCCACGGCTACATCACAGTGAGCTCAGGAGACTGCTGGCATTTGACAGCCTTtgcttttccctctctcttcacCTGCACTCTAGATGCAGGTTGTCATGTACCGAGGCCCTCGCCCACCCCTGGATGGCCTCTTTTAACCCACTGAACCGCAGACCCACCAAATCCCTTAAAAAGGAGAAGATGAGACGCTTTCTGGCCAAGCGCAAGTGGAAGGTAACACACTTTATAATCACTATAATGCCGTTAGCCCAGTGGTGGACAGATGGAACAATTTTCTTATCAGTACTTCCCTGTGATGACCTTTCAATCCATTGTCCTATATAAACCTTAAGCTTTGGTATGAGTGTAGTTTGTCATCCAGTGCTATTTGTCCTTTTAAACTTCTAGAAAACTGGCAAGGCTGTTTTGGCCCTACAGCGGATGTCTAATCTCTCTAACAGGCCAGACTCTCCTGGCAGCTCCTCAGAGGGTAAGACTgataaaaagacacacacacacacacacacacacacacacacacacacacacacacacacacacacacacacacacacacacacacacacacacacacacacacacacacacaatgccctGCTTTGTCTTGGAGCTACATACATATGGCAGATGACTCACAGTTTTCAATTGTCACTTCAAGTTTACCCTTTTGTGATCTGTAAAGccttgtttcctttttattcatcatcatca includes:
- the LOC114548063 gene encoding myosin light chain kinase, smooth muscle, translated to MDKDGYNGGKPKTFVSTFRLALKPQARTFCVEKQKGLEDGLDTSNRTLVGNNKLGVSSATDSRLTTLQALETPHFKQPLRDCAVFEGSNATFQGVITGSQPLSISWLHNGERVHSSTSFENGVASLTVTQCSPGDAGTYTCIAENAAGKQSSSAVLHITATKEIPRATNHELHSEVTFKVASSKNTQLSLASKERSQHREEDKVSTAIRDIHLQTKVSTSKGPPVKFVDPPDKVEVRVGEQARLHCEFRSSCVPVACCWIYKKGKVVVEGPRMSVRSSDTQSAVEISQARQDDTGSYTIIVQNRKGSAQHTISLSVIDRPDPPASQPVVSKLSTQSLVLSWTGPSYDGGTAVLGYNVEVRQEGQDKPESWTEVTSCCKSTTHHIHSGLEPLGQYRFRVRAYNSAGVSEPSQESECVKMATSANEKKKDESESYITVTIDTKHKVKDHYNVHERLGVGKFGQVFLMSHKDTGQKVAGKFYRARTLKERTAARTEIKLMNRLHHPKLVQCLAAYETRSEMVMVMEYIEGGELFERIVDDNYEHTELTSAHYMQQILEGMQYVHKQNIIHLDLKPENIICMDTTGTRIKIIDFGLARELEEGKPLMVMHGTPEFVAPEVINYESVGLETDMWSIGVICFVLLSGESPFQGNNNAETLALVTAASFEFDQESFEDISDQAKDFISSLLKKKTQVGLCRLSCTEALAHPWMASFNPLNRRPTKSLKKEKMRRFLAKRKWKKTGKAVLALQRMSNLSNRPDSPGSSSEEPGWSQEAEKAIQSLDKQLQSEPRFQHALKDATLPKGATARLTCLVNGYPQPEVKWLHNEKPVSESNRVTMEQHEDGLCSLVLVGLEPSDSGVYMCRAGNKLGEAMCSAKLKVEI